The following coding sequences are from one Natrarchaeobaculum sulfurireducens window:
- a CDS encoding helix-turn-helix transcriptional regulator, producing the protein MALSTIWTRLSSLWRRSSTEGAEETESTTDAESNDEQSANETLSYAEQFEYGVDERDLPDEDKILRLLVERGGRVDATTIQERTGWSEDRLETVIDRMETDDQISAITVGRKRVICRRGFEPKGYRSHLNE; encoded by the coding sequence ATGGCACTCAGTACGATTTGGACTCGGCTCTCGTCTCTCTGGCGTCGCTCATCGACAGAGGGGGCAGAAGAAACCGAGTCCACGACGGATGCGGAATCGAACGATGAACAGTCGGCAAACGAAACGCTGAGCTATGCAGAACAGTTCGAGTACGGCGTCGACGAACGCGACCTCCCAGACGAGGATAAGATTCTTCGCCTGCTCGTCGAGCGCGGAGGTCGCGTCGACGCCACCACCATCCAGGAACGTACCGGCTGGTCGGAAGATCGGCTCGAGACCGTCATCGACCGTATGGAGACCGACGACCAGATCAGCGCGATCACCGTCGGTCGGAAACGCGTGATCTGTCGGCGCGGCTTCGAACCGAAGGGCTATCGCTCTCACCTCAACGAGTGA
- the surE gene encoding 5'/3'-nucleotidase SurE, whose protein sequence is MSDSLEILLTNDDGIDSTGIRALYEALSEHANVTVVAPANDHSACGRSISHEVDVSEHELGYAVYGTPADCVVAGLAELGPFPDLVVSGCNEGANLGEYVLGRSGTVSAAVEAAFFDVPAIATSMYVPVDETPLSEIEFTTDDFADATRVTSFLAEKAINAGVFDHAAYLNVNVPLADGDPAPVEITHPSKRYEMDAERNGDAVHLKDRVWESMDPDVIPDPNGTDRRAVAEGRISISPLTAPHSTNHHDTLEELAATYGETVGVTDR, encoded by the coding sequence ATGAGCGACTCTCTCGAAATTCTCCTCACCAACGACGACGGCATCGATAGCACCGGCATCCGCGCGCTCTACGAGGCTCTCTCGGAGCACGCCAACGTCACCGTCGTCGCCCCTGCAAACGATCACAGCGCGTGTGGTCGCTCGATCTCACACGAAGTCGACGTCTCCGAACACGAACTCGGCTACGCCGTCTACGGCACGCCTGCAGACTGCGTCGTTGCGGGCCTGGCCGAACTCGGCCCGTTCCCTGACCTCGTCGTCTCCGGCTGTAACGAAGGCGCGAACCTCGGCGAGTACGTCCTCGGTCGCTCCGGCACGGTCAGTGCCGCGGTCGAGGCCGCGTTCTTCGACGTACCCGCAATTGCGACTTCCATGTACGTGCCCGTCGACGAGACGCCGCTTTCGGAGATCGAGTTTACCACCGACGACTTCGCTGACGCAACCCGAGTTACGTCGTTTCTCGCCGAGAAAGCCATCAATGCCGGCGTCTTCGACCACGCTGCGTATCTCAACGTAAACGTCCCCCTGGCCGACGGTGATCCTGCACCGGTCGAGATCACTCACCCGTCGAAACGCTACGAGATGGACGCCGAGCGAAACGGCGACGCCGTCCACCTCAAAGACCGCGTCTGGGAATCGATGGATCCCGACGTGATTCCCGATCCGAACGGGACCGACCGGCGCGCCGTCGCCGAGGGTCGGATCAGCATCTCTCCGCTGACGGCACCCCACTCGACCAATCACCATGACACCCTCGAGGAACTCGCGGCGACCTACGGTGAAACCGTCGGCGTCACAGATCGCTGA
- a CDS encoding small ribosomal subunit Rsm22 family protein: MSDHREAVRSNAKYLRNVRPIDPEEICEYIEGSPHPAVVRQLLREEAVDLGLIERDDGTFVPVDDDPVSPLTGPVRRFPDRYQRHLEDLLVDRYGADWADGVSGDLLRSTIRRFKASYLEGRHVEYDEDVAAGYAIYHLPAYYAAVQYALDDLADRGLLGRSLRVLDVGAGVGGPALGLHEYLPEDALLEYHAVEPSAAADVLESMLETTGPNVHATIHRSTAEDFDSLTVGEPDNGFDPSAPGDGFDLVLACNVLSELDDPVAVTRSYLEMLAPNGTMLAMAPADKNTSIGLREIERELEDERLWERGDDSDGEGRVTVYSPAVRLWPGERPTDRGWSFDVRPDLAVPSVQQRLEDATPPADDDHDSGEFVNADVQFSYSLLRLDSKRRIELSLETSQWAKMADMDRHVPNRIDLVAAKLSRSLSDGDANPLFKISDGSESVDHYAVCTNETSLNRPLLEADYGDVLSFERALALWNDDEEAFNLVVDEETVVDRLA, from the coding sequence ATGAGCGACCACCGCGAGGCCGTCCGTTCAAACGCGAAGTATCTCCGGAACGTCCGCCCGATCGATCCCGAAGAGATCTGCGAGTACATCGAGGGGTCCCCACACCCAGCAGTCGTTCGCCAGCTTCTCCGGGAGGAAGCCGTAGACCTCGGTCTGATCGAACGTGATGACGGAACCTTCGTCCCCGTCGACGACGACCCGGTATCACCGCTGACTGGGCCGGTTCGCCGATTTCCCGACCGCTACCAACGACACCTCGAGGACCTCCTGGTCGACCGCTACGGCGCCGACTGGGCCGACGGCGTCAGCGGCGACCTGCTCCGGTCGACGATTCGGCGGTTCAAAGCGAGCTACCTCGAGGGACGCCACGTCGAGTACGACGAGGATGTCGCAGCGGGCTATGCGATCTATCACTTGCCGGCGTACTACGCCGCGGTCCAGTACGCGCTCGACGACCTTGCCGACCGTGGGCTATTGGGGCGATCACTTCGCGTCCTCGACGTCGGCGCCGGCGTCGGCGGCCCTGCACTCGGCCTTCACGAGTACCTCCCCGAGGACGCCCTGCTCGAGTACCACGCGGTCGAGCCGAGCGCAGCTGCGGACGTGCTCGAGTCGATGCTCGAAACGACCGGACCCAACGTCCACGCGACGATCCACCGCTCGACAGCGGAAGACTTCGACTCCCTGACCGTTGGGGAACCCGACAACGGATTCGACCCCAGCGCTCCCGGGGACGGTTTCGACCTCGTGCTCGCCTGTAACGTCCTGAGCGAACTCGACGATCCCGTTGCCGTCACCCGGTCGTATCTCGAGATGCTCGCACCCAACGGGACGATGCTCGCGATGGCGCCAGCCGACAAAAACACGAGCATCGGCCTTCGCGAGATCGAACGCGAACTCGAGGACGAGCGCCTGTGGGAAAGAGGCGACGACAGCGACGGCGAGGGTCGCGTTACGGTCTACAGCCCCGCTGTGCGCCTCTGGCCGGGCGAGCGGCCTACCGACCGCGGCTGGTCGTTCGACGTCCGTCCCGACCTCGCCGTCCCGTCGGTCCAGCAGCGTCTCGAGGACGCGACACCGCCGGCCGACGACGACCACGACTCCGGTGAGTTCGTCAACGCCGATGTCCAGTTTTCGTACTCACTGTTGCGACTCGATTCGAAGCGACGGATCGAGCTCTCGCTCGAAACCAGTCAGTGGGCGAAAATGGCTGATATGGACCGTCACGTGCCAAATCGAATCGATCTCGTCGCGGCGAAACTCAGCCGATCGCTGAGCGACGGCGACGCGAACCCGCTGTTCAAGATCAGCGACGGAAGCGAGTCCGTCGACCACTACGCCGTCTGTACAAACGAGACGTCGCTCAACCGACCGTTGCTCGAAGCCGACTACGGTGACGTTCTCTCGTTCGAGCGCGCCCTCGCCCTCTGGAACGACGATGAGGAAGCGTTCAACCTCGTCGTCGACGAGGAGACCGTCGTCGATCGGCTTGCCTGA
- a CDS encoding prephenate dehydrogenase/arogenate dehydrogenase family protein translates to MDVLIVGAGSMGTWFGRGLEADVAFADLDRDAAASAAESVDGTVADLEGDDRYDVVCLAVPMTHVAEAIDAHADRAKQAIVDVSGVMDVPLEAMAEQASDRERVSFHPLFAPERAPGSIAVVRGRSGPTTDGLIETLEARGNDVLETTAAEHDEAMETVQAATHAAVLSFALAASPAPDGFETPIYDGLSDLVEQVTEGTPRVYADIQASFDGADAVADAAAELAEADPAAVESLYREAADRWQTDGSTETDNEATDTAGEPE, encoded by the coding sequence ATGGACGTACTGATCGTCGGCGCGGGATCGATGGGAACGTGGTTCGGCCGCGGCCTCGAGGCAGACGTCGCGTTCGCCGACCTCGACCGAGACGCCGCAGCGAGCGCCGCCGAATCAGTCGACGGAACGGTCGCCGACCTCGAGGGTGACGACCGCTACGACGTCGTTTGTCTCGCTGTCCCGATGACCCACGTTGCCGAAGCGATCGACGCCCACGCTGACCGGGCCAAGCAGGCGATCGTCGACGTTTCGGGCGTCATGGACGTGCCTCTGGAAGCGATGGCCGAACAGGCCTCCGACCGAGAGCGCGTGAGCTTTCACCCGCTTTTCGCGCCCGAACGGGCACCCGGCTCGATCGCCGTCGTTAGGGGCCGATCCGGTCCGACGACCGACGGGCTGATCGAGACGCTCGAGGCCCGCGGAAACGACGTCCTCGAGACGACGGCCGCCGAACACGACGAGGCGATGGAGACGGTCCAGGCGGCGACGCACGCCGCCGTCCTCTCGTTCGCACTCGCCGCCAGCCCAGCGCCCGACGGGTTCGAGACGCCGATTTACGACGGCCTCTCGGACCTGGTCGAACAGGTGACCGAGGGGACCCCGCGGGTCTACGCCGACATTCAGGCGTCGTTCGACGGAGCCGACGCGGTCGCCGACGCCGCCGCCGAACTCGCCGAAGCAGATCCGGCCGCCGTCGAATCGCTTTACCGCGAGGCAGCGGATCGGTGGCAGACAGATGGGAGCACGGAGACGGACAACGAGGCAACCGACACGGCGGGTGAGCCGGAATGA
- a CDS encoding DUF2797 domain-containing protein has translation MQLVGYEPSGRGSALLLADEGDLERQPLEPGDTLSYALGSRRCAGVIDDGEHVHCDRTTTPYCEFHTSTWVCARCTGTCLKPEMDCYDDHAVYIAAFAPDTFKVGVTKRHRLETRLREQGADRGAHVHTVSNGRIARELEAEIATRLVDRVRTGPKVAALANRVDESAWETVLEEFDVLERFQFDYGLDLETQPVRETMVSGTVQGVKGRLLVIDRAGTTYAVDMRDLVGYELEEGSSSRELQSSLGSFG, from the coding sequence GTGCAACTGGTCGGGTACGAGCCGAGCGGACGCGGTTCGGCGCTGTTACTCGCCGACGAGGGAGACCTCGAGCGACAGCCGCTCGAGCCCGGTGATACCCTCTCGTACGCGCTCGGTTCGCGTCGTTGTGCTGGTGTGATCGACGACGGCGAACACGTTCACTGTGATCGAACCACGACGCCGTACTGTGAGTTCCACACTAGCACGTGGGTCTGTGCTCGCTGTACGGGCACCTGCCTGAAACCCGAGATGGACTGTTACGACGACCACGCCGTCTACATTGCCGCGTTCGCTCCCGACACGTTCAAAGTCGGCGTCACGAAACGTCACCGACTCGAGACCCGTCTCCGGGAGCAAGGCGCCGACCGTGGGGCTCACGTCCACACCGTCTCGAACGGTCGGATCGCCCGCGAACTCGAGGCCGAGATCGCCACGCGGCTGGTCGACCGCGTCCGAACTGGGCCGAAGGTCGCCGCGCTCGCGAATCGCGTCGACGAGTCGGCCTGGGAGACCGTTCTCGAGGAGTTCGACGTCCTCGAGCGGTTCCAGTTCGATTACGGGCTCGACCTCGAGACGCAACCAGTCCGTGAGACGATGGTTTCGGGAACGGTCCAGGGGGTGAAAGGACGCCTGCTCGTTATCGACCGGGCCGGGACGACGTACGCCGTCGATATGCGCGACCTCGTCGGGTACGAACTCGAGGAGGGGTCCTCGAGCCGCGAGTTACAGTCCTCGCTCGGCTCGTTCGGGTAG
- a CDS encoding BsuPI-related putative proteinase inhibitor, whose amino-acid sequence MTIEGALDVAVSTTDGGTPRVEFAFTVTNEGGEAVDLHFSDAAKAEFVVQDESREVWRFTEGRVFAQMLSTDRLEPGESVTYDGEWDGASQGAYTVIAELQAREATCTARAEFEVSA is encoded by the coding sequence ATGACGATCGAAGGCGCCCTCGATGTGGCGGTATCGACGACCGATGGCGGAACGCCGAGAGTCGAGTTCGCGTTCACCGTCACGAACGAGGGCGGCGAAGCGGTCGATCTCCACTTTTCCGACGCCGCAAAGGCAGAGTTCGTCGTCCAGGACGAGAGCCGGGAGGTCTGGCGCTTCACGGAGGGCCGTGTGTTTGCCCAGATGCTCAGTACGGATCGGCTCGAGCCGGGTGAGTCGGTCACGTACGACGGCGAGTGGGACGGCGCGAGCCAGGGCGCGTACACCGTCATCGCGGAGCTACAGGCACGAGAAGCGACGTGTACGGCGCGAGCCGAATTCGAGGTCAGCGCCTAA